The Pseudomonadota bacterium genome contains the following window.
CGGCTTGGACACCGGTATTCGCCAACTCGACACCCGGTGCCGCCGGCCCGGCATCCTGACCCTTCTCGACTTCGTCATCGCCTAACCCGATCGCGTCCGCAATCGCCGTCAGCCAACCGCGCTCGCGTTCCCCGGGGACCTCTACCGTGATCTCGGGGCGCGGTTGGGGTTCCAGATGACCGCTGGCGGGTTTGACGTCACCGGCCACCCGGACCAGGCGCTCCTCCTGAAAGTACAGGGTGACACGGCGCTCGACCCGGTGTTCGCCGCTCGGTTTCATCGTATAGACGTAGTCCCAGCGGTCCTGATTGAACACGTCCTTCACGAGCGATGTGCCCATGATGGAGCGCACCTTAGCGCGGTCCATCCCGTGTTCCAACCGCGCCAGCATGTCCTGCGTCACGACATTGCCTTGTTGCACATCGATGCGATGGAAGAACGGGAGCGACGTCGATTCCAACCAACCGCTCATCGAACAACCGCCGAGCACCGCAGCGGACAGCACCACGAATCCGAACCGTCTAGTCATGTCCCCTCCCCCACTCCCGGGCGAAGCCACCCCGGCGTGATATAGGGCATCGATTGTATACGCCGCCACGCCGCTCTGCCAACCCGCAATTCTCGCCATTGGCCGTTACTTACGAGGCGCCTCCTAGGGAATTGAGCGGGGCCGGACGCGCCGGCACGGGAAAAAAGGGGGCACGTCCGTGTGCCAAGGGCTTGGTCCGCGTGACCGCGGACGGAGGGAAGGAGGCTGGATCGCCGCACCTGTCTGGCCGGACCTGTCGGGGAAGCCGGGCAGGGCGTCGAAGACGCTCAGAATAGGGCCTGTGCCGGCGGCGATGCACGGTACTATTTCACAGGATCTCTGTGAAATATTACCCAAACGGCTATCCCCGGCCGTGCATCAGACGACACAACCGACCCGCGATCGCGAGCAGCAGCACCCCGGCCGCGAGCGATATGACGACCAGGATCAAGAAGAAGTCCGCCTGTCCTCCGAGGAAGTGGAACAACGCACCGCGTTCCACGGCTTCCAACATTCCCGCCAGATAGCCCGCCAGCAGGTTGGCCGCGAAGCTCGACAGGAACCACACCCCCATGAGCATCGCGGCCATGGACGCCGGGGCGATGCGGGTCACGAGCGCCAGCCCGACCGGCGACACGCACAGCTCGCCGGCGGTGTGCAAGAAGATCGCACCCATGAGCCACAGCGGGCTGACCAGCGCGCCCCGGGCGTTGGCGAGTGCCCCCAGCACCAGGACCACGAAGCCGCCACCGAGTAAGAGGAGACCGAGCGCCATCTTGACGGGCGTGCGCGGCTCCCGACCGCGAGCCGCGAGCCACATCCAGAGCCACGCGAACAGCGGCGCCAAGAGCAGGATGAACGCGGGGTTGAGCGACTGGAACCAGGCGGCCGGGATGGCCGGCACGCCGGTCTCTGCGGCCAGCTCGGTGGGCATCGTGCGGTCGGTATGGCGCTCGGCGAATACCGCCATCGAGGAGCCGGCCTGCTCGAAGGCGAGCCAGAAAAACATGACGAAGAAGGCCATGACCAGGAGGGCCGCGATCCGATCGCGTTCCACCGGGGTCAGCGGGGGGCCAGAATTTCGGACAGCTATCGAGCCGGCGTCGTGACGGCGCGCCGGGGGCGCGCCGAGGGTGCCGAGGTAGCGTCTCTTGCCAAGGACATACACCGCGAGCCCGACCACCATCCCCACCCCGGCCGCCCCGAACCCGTAGCGCCACCCGTAACGCGCGCTCGCCGCCAGATAGCCGCATACGAGCGGTCCGATGAACCCGCCCAGGTTGATCCCCATGTAAAAAATCGTGAAGCCGCCATCCCGGCGTGGGTCATCCTGACCATAGAGCTGGCCGACCAGGGTCGAGACGTTGGATTTGAAGAACCCGGTCCCGAGGATCAAGAGCAGGAGGCCCGTGTAGAATCCCTCCGGCGTCTCCACGGCCAACGAGAAGTGCCCGAGCGCGATCAGGACCGCGCCGATGACGATGGCACGGTGGGTCCCGAGGTAGCGATCGGCAAGATACCCGCCGAGCACCGGGGTCAAGTAGACAAGACCGGTGTACCAGCCGTAGAGGCGGCTCGCGGCCTCGACGGACCAGCCCCACCCGCCGTCCTCGACCTCCGCGATCAGGAACAACACCAGGAGCGCCCGCATGCCGTAGTACGAATAGCGCTCCCACATCTCCAGGAGGAACAGGAGCCACAGGCCCTGCGGCTGAGCTGTGGGCCGCCGGTCGCTCATGCCCGGATGGTTTGAATCGTGGCGATCACTGCCCTACTATACCGGCCAGACCGAGCGCCCGGGGAGGTGTTTCTCCTTCCTGCGAGCGCCGGCGGACACGGGGGGCTTTGGCAGTTCGCCGACATCACGACCCGTGAACGGGTCATCATCCCGAGACCAACGCTTGCCTCAGCGGCTCGCCCGCCTATGAGCACCAAGACGATCGCAGCGTCGGCCACGCCGGTGGCGCAGATGTCGGATACCTCCTGGCTTTTCTGGACGATGCAGCGGGCCTTCGGCACCTGCACCATGATCGTCTACGTGCTGCTCTTCGGCTGGCTCGATTCCCCAGAGGTCGAGGTCCTCTTGCTTCAGCCCCTCACCTGGATCCTGATCATCCTTCAGGGCAACCGCCACGCGATCCTCGGGATGACAATCGGCTATCACCGCTACTTCTCGCACCGCGCGTTCAAGGCCCGGCGGTGGTTCGAGGGCCTCCTGTCGTATTCGTGTGCGGCTTCCAACCAGGGTGGCATGGGGTGGTGGGCGGCCAATCATCGCCACCACCATGCCCACTGCGACACGCAGGAGGATCCGCACTCGCCGGTGGCTCGTTCCAGGCTCTACGCCTGGCTCGGCTGGCCCTACGATCCGAGAAACGCGCGCCGCCGGATCCGGCTCCAGTACCCCGAGACGCGCTGGCTGGATCGGTGGTGTTTCCTGGTCCCGTGGATGGAATGGGGTCTGGTGTGGGCGTTCAGCGGGTCGCGGGCGCTTTCGACCGTCGTGGTATTGCTGCCGGCGTTCCTGTCGCCCTTCGGTACCCTGTGGTTCAACATGATGGCGCATGGGGGCGAGCCCGACCGCAAGGGCTGCACCTCGCGTCGCTATCGGGTACCGTCGGCCGTGGTCCTCGGTGAATCGGAGCACCGCGACCACCACGAGTATCCCCGGAGGGCCCGGCGGCCGGGGCCGGATATCCCTTATCGGCTGGTCCTCGCGCCCATGGCACGCCTGGGCGCCGTGTGGGACCTGCGAGTACGTTGAGTCGCCGTCGAAGCACGGGCGGCGCGAAGAGAGCAGATATGAGCAACAATGCCGAGCTTAGCGTGGGGAATTGGTACCAGTACCCGGAAGACGGGGAGAGGTTCGAGGTGCTGGAGGTCGACGAGGACCGCGGCGTCGTCGAGATCCAGTACGCCGACGGTGAGCGCGACGAGATCGACCTCGAGGAGTGGGGCGACCTCGAGGTCGATCTCACGGACCCGCCCGAAGACTGGGCCGAGACCCTCGAGCGGGGCGAGGCGGCGCGCGGAACCGCGAGCAAGGACGCGGACGAGCCGGCAGGCAGCGGACGTTCTCCGCGATCGCGCCGCAGCCCCGACGATGCGGGCGAAGACGACGAAGACGAAAACGAGCCGGACGGCTACCCGGCCGATGAATCGTGGCGCGACGAGGCATGATGGCGAGGTGGCGAGAATGGCGGGCTATCCGGGCGCGATCGGTGCGGCCCCCTCTTATTTAACTCGCAGCGTGACCACGGAGGTGGCCTCATCGCGATCGCCGGGCATGCTGTCGAGCAGCTCGACGATGCAGCAGTTCGATAGCTCATCCAGGTAGTGGCTCTGCACGATCGCACGCGCCTCGCCGCGCGGCGCCTCTGCGAGCGCGCGCGTCAGGCCTTTGAGCGTCCGCACCCAGTGTATGTGTCGGCCCGTGTAATAGACGAACACGTTCGGGTTGATCCCGAGGCTCAGGAACGGCGTGTCCGGGCCCGCCCCGCGACTCACGGCGTGCGCGAGGCGCTGGCGCTCGAAGCGGTCCTGGCTCCAAAGGAGGCGCGTGGCGCCGAGGCCGATGAAGACCACCGCGGCCATCACCGCCACCACGACCATGTCCCCGAGCCAGGAACCGCGGTGCCGGATACGCCGCACCGATACCAAGAGGAACAGCGGGACGCCTATTGCCAGTGACACGGCGATCGGCCGCTGCTCGGTCGCGGGGGCGCCGAAGGCGAGGAGCCACGTCAGTGCCCCGAGGATCAGGAGCCCATGTAGCGCGACGAACCAGGTCCGCCAGGTCCGCGCCGGGGCGTCCCCGAGCCACTGCACCGTGCCCGCGCCGAGGAGCACGCACAGGGCCGGCAGCACCGGCAGCATATAGAACCAGCGCCGCTGCACGCCGAAAGACAGCAAGAGGGCCGGGACCAGCACAATGCAGGCGAGCCAGGCCGCGGCGCCATCGCGTCCCGATCGACGCACGAAGAGGACGGCGGGCACCACCATAAGCACCCAGGGCAGGACCAGCTGCAAGGGGCGATAGAGGTAATAGGGATCGAGGACCGCGCGCCACTCGGGGATTAGCAGCGTGCCGGAGAGCTGGCTGCCGTAGAGCCCCGTTGCCCCGAGGCGGTGGTGGAGCATGAGCCACCAGGGTAGGGTCAGCGCGCACAGGATCGGTATCCCGGCGAGTGGTCGCAGGGTGCGGAGGCCATGCCGCCACCCCGGCCCGCCGAGCCCCGCATACAGCGCGCAAGCCACGAGCAGCATGAGGGGCAGTTGCGGCCCCTTGGTGAGGGTGGCAAGGCCATAGGCGCTCCACATCGCGTAGGCCCACAGGCGCTCCGCCAGGCTGCCCGGAGTGGACCGCCAAACGTAGGCGAAGGCGGTATAGCCGGCCGCGCACCAGAAGGCATAGAGCAGGTCCGGGCGCGCGTTGTGGGTGTAGGCGAAAAACCCGGCGCTCGTGCCGAGCAGCAAGCCCGCAGAGAGGCCCGTGCCGCGGTCGTAGCAGAGTCGCCCGAGCGTGATGGCGAGCCCGACGAGCCCGAGCCCGGCAAGGATCGAGGGCAGGCGTCCGTGCCAGGGCTCGATGTGGCCCGGGTCGCCGAAGAGCCAGGCTGTAGCCCCCGTCAGCCAGTAGCTCAGCGGGGGTTTGACGAGGCGCGGCTCGGCGTTGAAATAGGGGACGATGTAATCGCCGCGGGCGTGCATCTCCTGCGCGGTCTGCACCACCAGCGCTTCATGGCCCTCCAGGGGCAGCGTAGTCGTCCCGATCCCGGCCACGAGCCCGGCGAGGACCAGGATCAGGGCGACCGAGCCCCACCACGCCGGAGGCCGCGCCAGGCGGTCCGCCAGGGCCATCCCCTCAGGCCGATCCCGGTTCCCGCGACAGGAAGTAGATATTGCGGAGGTAGATGATGAGCCCGCTGGCCTGTCCGACGATGAATACCGGGTCCGCCCTATGGATGGCGTAGCACAGGATCGTGATGCCGCCCCCGATGCTGAAGTACCAGAAGGCCTTGGGTACGATACTGCGGCGGGCGCGTTCGCTCGTCAGCCATTGGACCAGGAAACGCGCCGTGAAGAACAACTGCCCGGTGAAACCGATGATGAGCCAAACCTGTTCCTCGCTCATGATTCAACTGACCTCTTCGCAAATGAGATTCTTGGCCCGCCGCTTTAACCACAGGACCCCGAAGAGGTCCGGGATCCCGACCCACAGGCGGTTGTGGACGCCGTACTTGGACTGGCCGTGCAAGCGCGGCCGGTGGCCGACCTCGACCGACACCACCGTACCGCCGCCGCGCTCGATGAGGGCCGGCAGGAAACGGTGCATGTGATCGAAGAACGGCAGATCGAGGAAGGCCTGGCGGTGGACCAGCTTGAGGCCACAACCGGTGTCGGGGACGGCATCGCCGAGCAGGCGTCCGCGCACCGCGTTGGCGATGCGTGAGGACAGGCGCTTGAGCCAGGGGTCCTCGCGCCGCACGCGGTGGCCGCATACGAGCCTCAAGCGGTGTTCCCCACGGCGCTCGGCGAGCACCGCGCAGAGGCGCGGAATGTCGGCCGGATCGTTCTGCCCATCGCCGTCCAGGGTCGCGACCCATTCGCCGCGCGCCGCGCCGACGCCGTTGCGCAGCGCCGCGCTCTTCCCGAGGTTGTGCGGGTGGCGCAGGATCCGGAGCCTCGTCTCGCCGCCGGCCCGCAAGACCTGGAGTCGGGCGAGGGTATCGTCGTCGCTGCCATCATCGACCACGATGATTTCGTACTCGCCACGGCCCTCGAGGCTTTGTACGATCTCCTGAACCAAGGGAACGACGTTCTCGGCCTCGTTATAGGCGGGGATCACGAGCGATAAGGGCGGCCGGGTAGGGGGTATCTCATGGTGCATTGAGGGACGATTGTGCTGTCGGACGAGGTCTGCGAGCGGTAGTCTGTGAGGTAGTTGAATCGCATTCACCAGCCACCGCAGGCCGGCGAGCGCCGCCGGAAAGCCGATATCGCGCTATAGTAGCGTACCGCCACGCTCAGTCGCCATCCTGGATGACGAAATACACTTCCGTCATGGGATAGGAACCGGCCTCGCCGCCCACCCCCTCTCGGCGCCGTTCTTCGAAGGAGCAGTGCGCTGTCGGGTCGACGAAATGCCAGTCCGTGATCAGGAACGAGTGTTCCTCCACCCTGGCACATACCGTGTCGTGATACCGGCTCATCGGGACCCTCCGGTTTGCCCAGGATCTCACCGTCGAG
Protein-coding sequences here:
- a CDS encoding glycosyltransferase family 2 protein — encoded protein: MHHEIPPTRPPLSLVIPAYNEAENVVPLVQEIVQSLEGRGEYEIIVVDDGSDDDTLARLQVLRAGGETRLRILRHPHNLGKSAALRNGVGAARGEWVATLDGDGQNDPADIPRLCAVLAERRGEHRLRLVCGHRVRREDPWLKRLSSRIANAVRGRLLGDAVPDTGCGLKLVHRQAFLDLPFFDHMHRFLPALIERGGGTVVSVEVGHRPRLHGQSKYGVHNRLWVGIPDLFGVLWLKRRAKNLICEEVS
- a CDS encoding fatty acid desaturase codes for the protein MFLLPASAGGHGGLWQFADITTRERVIIPRPTLASAARPPMSTKTIAASATPVAQMSDTSWLFWTMQRAFGTCTMIVYVLLFGWLDSPEVEVLLLQPLTWILIILQGNRHAILGMTIGYHRYFSHRAFKARRWFEGLLSYSCAASNQGGMGWWAANHRHHHAHCDTQEDPHSPVARSRLYAWLGWPYDPRNARRRIRLQYPETRWLDRWCFLVPWMEWGLVWAFSGSRALSTVVVLLPAFLSPFGTLWFNMMAHGGEPDRKGCTSRRYRVPSAVVLGESEHRDHHEYPRRARRPGPDIPYRLVLAPMARLGAVWDLRVR
- a CDS encoding outer membrane protein assembly factor BamE → MTRRFGFVVLSAAVLGGCSMSGWLESTSLPFFHRIDVQQGNVVTQDMLARLEHGMDRAKVRSIMGTSLVKDVFNQDRWDYVYTMKPSGEHRVERRVTLYFQEERLVRVAGDVKPASGHLEPQPRPEITVEVPGERERGWLTAIADAIGLGDDEVEKGQDAGPAAPGVELANTGVQAGRIPEEDAGLPR
- a CDS encoding peptide MFS transporter encodes the protein MSDRRPTAQPQGLWLLFLLEMWERYSYYGMRALLVLFLIAEVEDGGWGWSVEAASRLYGWYTGLVYLTPVLGGYLADRYLGTHRAIVIGAVLIALGHFSLAVETPEGFYTGLLLLILGTGFFKSNVSTLVGQLYGQDDPRRDGGFTIFYMGINLGGFIGPLVCGYLAASARYGWRYGFGAAGVGMVVGLAVYVLGKRRYLGTLGAPPARRHDAGSIAVRNSGPPLTPVERDRIAALLVMAFFVMFFWLAFEQAGSSMAVFAERHTDRTMPTELAAETGVPAIPAAWFQSLNPAFILLLAPLFAWLWMWLAARGREPRTPVKMALGLLLLGGGFVVLVLGALANARGALVSPLWLMGAIFLHTAGELCVSPVGLALVTRIAPASMAAMLMGVWFLSSFAANLLAGYLAGMLEAVERGALFHFLGGQADFFLILVVISLAAGVLLLAIAGRLCRLMHGRG
- a CDS encoding lipid-A-disaccharide synthase N-terminal domain-containing protein, which codes for MSEEQVWLIIGFTGQLFFTARFLVQWLTSERARRSIVPKAFWYFSIGGGITILCYAIHRADPVFIVGQASGLIIYLRNIYFLSREPGSA
- a CDS encoding phospholipid carrier-dependent glycosyltransferase: MALADRLARPPAWWGSVALILVLAGLVAGIGTTTLPLEGHEALVVQTAQEMHARGDYIVPYFNAEPRLVKPPLSYWLTGATAWLFGDPGHIEPWHGRLPSILAGLGLVGLAITLGRLCYDRGTGLSAGLLLGTSAGFFAYTHNARPDLLYAFWCAAGYTAFAYVWRSTPGSLAERLWAYAMWSAYGLATLTKGPQLPLMLLVACALYAGLGGPGWRHGLRTLRPLAGIPILCALTLPWWLMLHHRLGATGLYGSQLSGTLLIPEWRAVLDPYYLYRPLQLVLPWVLMVVPAVLFVRRSGRDGAAAWLACIVLVPALLLSFGVQRRWFYMLPVLPALCVLLGAGTVQWLGDAPARTWRTWFVALHGLLILGALTWLLAFGAPATEQRPIAVSLAIGVPLFLLVSVRRIRHRGSWLGDMVVVAVMAAVVFIGLGATRLLWSQDRFERQRLAHAVSRGAGPDTPFLSLGINPNVFVYYTGRHIHWVRTLKGLTRALAEAPRGEARAIVQSHYLDELSNCCIVELLDSMPGDRDEATSVVTLRVK